TCTCGTCGGAGATGCGGCGCACCATCTCCAGGCGCTGCACGACCGCCGACACGTCCCGGACCGTCACCAGGTCCTCGATCTCGAGGGCCGACAGCGTGCCCGACACCTCGTCGAGGCGCGTCTTGTAGCGCTCGAGGGTGGCGAGCGCCTGGTTCGCGCGGGAGAGGATCGTGGTGGAGTCCTCGAGCACGTAGCGCTGGTTGCCGACGTACAGGGCGATGATCCGCATGGACGCGGACACCGAGATCACGGGCAGGCCGGTCTGCTTGGCGACGCGCTCCGCGGTGCGGTGCCGCGTGCCCGACTCGGACGTCTCGATCGTCACGTCCGGCAGCAGCTGCACCGCCGCGCGCAGGATCTTCGAGATGTCCCGGTCGACGACGACCGCGCCGTCCATCTTGCACAGCTCGCGCAGGCGCGTGGCCGAGAACTCGACGTCGAGGACGAACCCGCCCGAGCAGATGCTCTCGACCGTCTTGTCGAACCCGCAGACGATCAGTGCGCCCGTACGACCGCGCAGGATCCGCTCGAGACCGTCGCGCAGGGCGCTG
The sequence above is a segment of the Cellulomonas palmilytica genome. Coding sequences within it:
- the disA gene encoding DNA integrity scanning diadenylate cyclase DisA, which encodes MAATHSPDDLLRSTLAAVAPGSALRDGLERILRGRTGALIVCGFDKTVESICSGGFVLDVEFSATRLRELCKMDGAVVVDRDISKILRAAVQLLPDVTIETSESGTRHRTAERVAKQTGLPVISVSASMRIIALYVGNQRYVLEDSTTILSRANQALATLERYKTRLDEVSGTLSALEIEDLVTVRDVSAVVQRLEMVRRISDEIESYVVELGTDGRLLALQHDELVGTIGSDRELVIRDYLDASRNDLDTVLQSLAVLDSTELLDIARIARVLGLPGGGDALDAAVGPRGYRLLSRVPRLPNTIVDRLVAHFGGLQKLLAAGIDDLMAVDGVGEQRARAVREGLSRLAESSILERYV